The following are encoded in a window of Nibricoccus aquaticus genomic DNA:
- the ribB gene encoding 3,4-dihydroxy-2-butanone-4-phosphate synthase, which produces MPSHPSESSSTTAPCSARAIDNGFDTIEAAIAAIAAGRPVIVTDDEDRENEGDLIIAAEKATVESINMMILHARGLICVPMTGEHLARLGIGEMVPKNRESFKTAFAVSVDAAHGISTGISAADRTATVKLLANPATTADDLVQPGHIFPLAARPGGVLERAGHTEAAVDLAVLAGLKPCAVICEILKDDGSMARVPDLIEFKKRFNIPLVSIEQLIEYRHRTELLVEKISTEFVATAWGDFDLHTFRERLSGRTHYALTLGTLDDTPTLVRVHRMNLLSDVFRQRGSDGAAVIENSLEQIRAEGRGALVYLQHNPTRPLPAFKTPGSLEEKKAQPLPADFREAGIGAQILSSLGLKKIRLLSSTHRKVIGLDGFGLDIVAQVPLCTK; this is translated from the coding sequence ATAACGGCTTCGATACCATCGAGGCCGCCATCGCCGCCATCGCCGCCGGCCGCCCGGTGATCGTCACCGACGACGAAGACCGCGAAAACGAAGGCGACCTCATCATCGCCGCCGAAAAAGCCACCGTGGAGTCCATCAACATGATGATCCTCCACGCCCGCGGACTCATCTGCGTCCCCATGACCGGCGAACACCTCGCCCGCCTCGGCATCGGCGAAATGGTCCCCAAAAACCGCGAATCCTTCAAAACCGCCTTCGCCGTATCCGTCGATGCGGCACACGGCATCTCCACCGGCATCAGCGCCGCCGACCGCACTGCCACCGTCAAACTCCTCGCCAATCCCGCCACCACCGCCGACGACCTCGTCCAGCCCGGCCACATCTTCCCCCTCGCCGCGCGCCCCGGCGGCGTCCTCGAACGCGCCGGCCACACCGAAGCCGCCGTCGATCTCGCCGTCCTCGCCGGCCTAAAACCCTGCGCCGTCATTTGCGAAATCCTTAAAGACGATGGCTCCATGGCCCGCGTCCCCGACCTCATCGAGTTCAAAAAACGCTTCAACATCCCCCTCGTCTCCATCGAGCAACTCATCGAGTACCGCCACCGCACCGAACTCCTCGTCGAAAAAATCTCCACCGAGTTTGTCGCCACCGCCTGGGGCGATTTCGATCTCCACACCTTCCGCGAACGCCTCTCCGGCCGCACCCACTACGCCCTCACCCTCGGCACGCTCGACGACACTCCAACCCTCGTCCGCGTCCACCGCATGAACCTGCTCTCCGACGTCTTCCGCCAGCGCGGCTCCGACGGAGCCGCCGTCATCGAAAACTCCCTTGAGCAAATCCGCGCCGAAGGCCGCGGCGCCCTCGTCTACCTCCAGCACAACCCCACCCGCCCCCTTCCCGCTTTCAAGACGCCCGGCTCGCTCGAAGAAAAAAAAGCCCAGCCCCTCCCCGCCGACTTCCGCGAAGCCGGCATCGGCGCGCAAATCCTCTCCTCGCTCGGCCTGAAAAAAATCCGCCTTCTCTCTTCGACCCACCGCAAGGTCATCGGCCTCGACGGCTTCGGCCTCGACATCGTCGCCCAAGTCCCCCTCTGCACCAAGTAG